The following coding sequences are from one Cenarchaeum symbiosum A window:
- a CDS encoding conserved hypothetical protein (COG3253) — protein sequence MSDEPTYYISHSFYKLDSKWRWMADLAKEESAREVENIIKNSGIRFRSYSTLGLRADADFMFWLAASSADEIQDAVSRLYLTVFGKYILPTMTYLSCTRTSIYTQVPRTLPVVAGDPPRKYAIVYPLTKTREWYLLPEDRRREMMDQHIRVGQKYPGILLNTTYSLGMHDEDFMLAFECDNLKEFQDLMMDLRETEVSRYVAVDTPMITCISKDIVPLISSLG from the coding sequence ATGTCGGATGAGCCAACCTACTACATCAGCCATTCGTTCTACAAGCTTGACTCCAAGTGGAGGTGGATGGCGGACCTGGCCAAGGAGGAATCCGCAAGGGAGGTCGAGAATATAATAAAAAACTCAGGCATCAGGTTCAGGTCGTACTCGACCCTGGGGCTGCGTGCGGACGCCGACTTTATGTTCTGGCTTGCCGCAAGCAGCGCCGACGAGATACAGGACGCAGTCTCCAGGCTGTACCTGACCGTCTTTGGCAAGTACATACTTCCCACCATGACGTACCTGTCATGCACGCGCACGTCAATCTACACCCAGGTCCCAAGGACGCTGCCCGTCGTGGCAGGCGATCCCCCCAGAAAGTACGCGATAGTCTACCCCCTCACCAAGACAAGGGAGTGGTACCTGCTGCCGGAGGATCGGAGGCGGGAGATGATGGACCAGCACATAAGGGTGGGCCAAAAGTACCCCGGAATACTCCTGAATACCACGTACTCGCTCGGCATGCACGACGAGGACTTTATGCTTGCATTCGAGTGCGACAACCTCAAGGAGTTCCAGGACCTGATGATGGACCTCAGGGAGACCGAGGTCTCGCGCTATGTGGCAGTCGACACGCCGATGATCACCTGCATAAGCAAGGATATAGTACCGCTCATCTCCAGCCTGGGCTGA